In Bremerella cremea, one DNA window encodes the following:
- a CDS encoding tellurite resistance TerB family protein, whose product MGLLDSLFGGLESSSKLTPQESFAGILLGASGCDGHIADDEVSGLVTCLIRMKLYQRYDGRQYGKTLNKLHGFMKKKGVDALIDACTETLPQELRKAAFANACDIVLADGVVEQDEKVFMERLRDKLQLDPKVAKTIAEVMVIKNKG is encoded by the coding sequence ATGGGACTACTGGACTCGCTGTTCGGAGGACTTGAAAGCTCCTCCAAGCTCACGCCTCAGGAGTCGTTCGCAGGCATTCTATTGGGTGCCAGCGGATGCGATGGACATATCGCCGATGATGAAGTCAGCGGCCTGGTTACCTGCTTGATTCGGATGAAACTTTATCAACGCTACGACGGCCGCCAATATGGCAAAACCCTGAATAAACTGCACGGCTTTATGAAAAAGAAAGGTGTCGATGCGTTGATCGATGCCTGTACGGAGACGCTTCCTCAGGAACTTCGCAAAGCGGCCTTTGCCAATGCGTGCGATATTGTGCTGGCCGACGGTGTCGTCGAGCAAGACGAGAAGGTATTTATGGAACGACTACGCGATAAGCTGCAACTCGATCCCAAAGTTGCCAAGACCATCGCGGAAGTCATGGTCATCAAGAACAAAGGTTAG
- a CDS encoding tellurite resistance TerB family protein: protein MSLFDDVLDDSSFAPEQFGPQEAFAGTLLAASACDGHIADEEVGTLVTTLTRMKMYQHVPPHRFNAMMDRLLGILKRGGPEKLIALAVPVVPPELRETVFANACDIVLADGVVEADEKAFIDDLLIKLELDSQRAKTIVQVMVFKNQG from the coding sequence ATGTCCCTATTTGATGATGTTCTCGACGATTCGTCGTTCGCCCCCGAACAGTTTGGTCCTCAAGAAGCCTTCGCAGGCACGTTGTTGGCAGCTTCGGCTTGCGATGGCCATATCGCGGACGAAGAAGTGGGGACTCTGGTCACCACGCTGACCCGCATGAAGATGTACCAGCACGTTCCACCACATCGTTTTAACGCGATGATGGATCGTTTGTTAGGTATTTTGAAGCGAGGCGGCCCGGAAAAGCTGATCGCCTTGGCCGTCCCGGTTGTCCCCCCGGAACTTCGCGAAACGGTTTTCGCCAACGCCTGCGATATCGTGCTGGCCGATGGCGTTGTCGAGGCGGATGAAAAGGCCTTTATTGACGACCTGCTGATCAAGCTCGAACTCGATTCACAGCGAGCCAAAACGATCGTTCAGGTGATGGTCTTTAAAAACCAAGGATAG